The proteins below come from a single Xenopus tropicalis strain Nigerian chromosome 9, UCB_Xtro_10.0, whole genome shotgun sequence genomic window:
- the mchr1.2 gene encoding melanin-concentrating hormone receptor 1, gene 2 — translation MDFQADLEEDINIQDNNSQIFHNFSMSDPSSNVTYASVIMPTVFGVICLLGIIGNSVVIYTVFKKSKFRCSSSVPDIFIINLSVVDLLFLLGMPFLIHQLLGNGVWHFGETMCTLITALDTNSQFTSTYILTAMSIDRYLATVYPFTSAKYRKPPIAIMVICILWVLSLLSITPVWMYARLIALPGGVLGCGITLPNPESDIYWYTLYQFFLAFAIPFAVISVAYRRILLKMASSEALTAHRSSRIRTKKVTRTAIAICLVFFICWAPFYVLQIIQLVMDQPTLAFHYAYCVAISMGYANSCINPFIYIILCETFRRRFIVSVQPAEDHPESRIRMKFRTDPPSGSGQPLLQLVPVSTGS, via the coding sequence ATCCAAGCAGCAATGTTACCTACGCCAGTGTTATAATGCCGACAGTCTTTGGAGTCATCTGCTTGCTTGGGATCATTGGCAATAGTGTGGTCATATACACCGTCTTCAAGAAGTCCAAGTTCAGGTGCAGCAGCAGCGTGCCAGATATATTTATCATTAATCTTTCTGTGGTCGACCTGCTTTTCCTCCTGGGCATGCCTTTTCTAATCCACCAGCTTCTGGGCAATGGAGTTTGGCATTTTGGAGAGACCATGTGCACGCTTATTACTGCTTTAGATACCAACAGCCAGTTTACAAGCACTTATATACTCACTGCCATGTCCATTGATCGTTACCTTGCTACCGTGTACCCCTTTACCTCGGCAAAGTATAGGAAGCCACCTATAGCGATTATGGTCATCTGCATTCTTTGGGTTTTGTCCCTTCTAAGTATCACACCCGTTTGGATGTATGCAAGACTTATTGCTCTGCCTGGAGGGGTTCTGGGATGTGGAATCACACTCCCTAACCCAGAAAGTGACATATACTGGTACACACTGTATCAGTTTTTTCTGGCTTTTGCCATTCCATTTGCTGTGATCTCAGTGGCTTACCGTAGAATCCTGTTGAAAATGGCATCCTCGGAAgctctgacagctcacagaagttCAAGGATAAGGACTAAGAAAGTAACCAGGACAGCTATTGCGATATGCCTGGTTTTCTTTATCTGCTGGGCTCCATTTTATGTTCTTCAGATAATTCAGTTGGTGATGGACCAGCCAACTCTTGCTTTCCATTATGCTTACTGTGTTGCAATTAGCATGGGCTATGCAAACAGCTGCATTAACCCTTTTATCTACATTATCTTGTGCGAGACCTTCAGGCGTAGGTTTATTGTCTCCGTACAACCAGCAGAAGACCATCCAGAGAGCAGGATCCGCATGAAATTCCGAACAGATCCACCTTCTGGAAGTGGACAACCTCTCCTTCAGCTTGTTCCTGTATCAACTGGCAGCTAA